The following proteins are co-located in the Pseudomonas fluorescens genome:
- a CDS encoding phage tail protein has product MGYKIPDGGTFQHGATYGPDIPFSALSNAAEAVATVTGGTLAAGDIVIVTSGWTRLGNRVVRVKAATATAVTLEGIDTTDLQVYPAGSGIGSLKKVLAWVQIPQITDVAFAGGTQNYLDVVFLEDKQGRQMPTDKAAASLALTIADDPGQAFNAILRAADASQTIQAARLNLPGNDTLFYGAFTSFSNQPTVSRSNLLTRTVNLALQGEPTRYLTAVA; this is encoded by the coding sequence ATGGGCTACAAAATTCCGGACGGCGGCACCTTCCAGCACGGCGCCACCTATGGCCCGGACATCCCATTTTCGGCGCTGAGCAACGCGGCTGAGGCCGTGGCCACCGTAACTGGCGGCACGCTCGCTGCTGGCGATATCGTGATCGTCACTTCCGGCTGGACTCGCCTGGGCAATCGGGTTGTCCGCGTCAAAGCTGCTACTGCTACCGCCGTCACCCTGGAAGGAATTGACACCACTGACCTGCAGGTTTACCCGGCGGGCTCTGGCATCGGCTCGCTGAAGAAGGTGCTGGCCTGGGTGCAGATTCCGCAAATCACCGATGTGGCTTTCGCCGGTGGCACCCAGAACTATCTGGACGTGGTGTTCCTGGAAGACAAGCAGGGCCGCCAAATGCCAACTGACAAGGCTGCCGCGAGCCTGGCGCTGACCATCGCTGATGACCCGGGGCAGGCGTTCAACGCCATCCTGCGTGCGGCGGATGCCAGCCAGACCATTCAGGCCGCGCGCCTGAACCTGCCGGGCAACGACACGCTGTTCTACGGCGCCTTCACCTCGTTCTCCAACCAGCCGACTGTGTCTCGCAGCAACTTGCTGACCCGGACCGTGAACCTGGCGCTGCAGGGCGAACCGACCCGTTACCTGACTGCGGTGGCATAA
- a CDS encoding DUF1799 domain-containing protein: protein MGLFGLSPGDLEEVTEVWPCNWPAFFLFNRMSTQWRVGAGGAIGLDYTCILDVAGFLGIKKKKLAEIFPDIQVLEGEALRVMAEERENSP from the coding sequence ATGGGTCTGTTTGGGCTTTCCCCGGGTGACCTTGAGGAGGTGACCGAGGTATGGCCCTGCAACTGGCCGGCGTTCTTCCTGTTCAACCGGATGTCGACTCAGTGGCGGGTGGGCGCCGGCGGCGCGATCGGTCTCGACTACACCTGCATCCTCGACGTAGCCGGGTTCCTCGGCATCAAGAAAAAGAAACTCGCTGAAATCTTCCCTGACATTCAGGTGCTGGAAGGCGAAGCCCTGCGCGTCATGGCGGAGGAAAGGGAAAACAGCCCGTAA
- a CDS encoding HeH/LEM domain-containing protein yields the protein MKVIYTDKPGKERGVCYRLLSEFFGVIGSATEVVVDGDAPDIFDAYQAAGIKVSDGKEQETPETDPLKMKVPELKEWLAAKGITFDATAKKEDLQALVPAE from the coding sequence ATGAAAGTAATCTACACGGACAAGCCGGGCAAAGAGCGCGGCGTGTGCTACCGCCTGCTGAGCGAATTCTTCGGTGTCATCGGTTCCGCCACTGAGGTGGTCGTCGATGGCGATGCACCGGATATCTTCGATGCTTACCAGGCCGCCGGAATCAAGGTTTCCGACGGCAAGGAGCAGGAAACCCCTGAAACCGACCCTCTGAAAATGAAGGTCCCCGAGCTGAAAGAGTGGCTGGCCGCGAAGGGCATTACCTTCGACGCGACCGCGAAGAAAGAAGACCTGCAGGCCCTGGTGCCAGCGGAATAA
- a CDS encoding phage tail terminator-like protein: protein MSHAIIASIYEAKLIVWNAARSEKLKIVFENTAYTPADGETYLRAFTIPGDTASNTLGGDHRLYTGVFQVSIIAPAGTGKTKTNPITTELVDLFPLYARDTKGLVTVVIMSPVDPAPGITGDSTYTVPVSFLYRADTN from the coding sequence ATGAGTCACGCAATCATCGCTTCGATCTACGAGGCCAAGCTCATCGTCTGGAACGCTGCAAGGTCGGAAAAGCTGAAGATCGTGTTCGAGAACACGGCCTACACGCCGGCGGATGGCGAGACCTACCTGCGAGCCTTCACCATCCCTGGGGATACCGCAAGCAACACGCTCGGCGGCGATCACCGGCTGTACACCGGCGTGTTTCAGGTCAGCATTATCGCGCCGGCGGGTACTGGCAAGACCAAGACCAACCCAATCACCACCGAACTGGTTGACCTGTTCCCGCTATATGCCAGGGACACGAAGGGCTTGGTCACCGTGGTGATCATGTCGCCAGTTGACCCAGCGCCCGGCATCACAGGCGATTCAACTTATACCGTTCCAGTTTCGTTCTTGTACCGAGCCGACACCAACTGA
- a CDS encoding major capsid protein has product MATTQLTDIFVGDYYASLAPVNSPEKTAVYESGIVTRSPVLDAIASGSQGTAEISYWQDLNADEAPNISNDDPNDQGEVGKVTQDSMRARVLYLNKGYGVTDLTAELANTEPQQQIRNRFGTYWTRQWQRYTLGAARGIIASNIANNGGDMVIDAGATISANAFQDSAFTAGDAADQFGAIGVHSVVMNQMVKQDLIEYLRDSDGKIILATYLGKPVFMDDALVYGAGKYLSVFFGQGAFGYGEGTPKVPVELERKPGGGNGGGAEVLWERKTYILQPAGFSWKGSEAQNLSPTATQYATAANWQRVFSRKQVPFAAVISGTTTP; this is encoded by the coding sequence ATGGCAACTACCCAACTGACCGACATCTTCGTCGGCGACTACTACGCTTCCCTGGCACCGGTTAACAGCCCGGAAAAAACCGCTGTTTATGAGTCGGGCATCGTGACTCGCTCCCCTGTGCTGGATGCGATCGCCTCCGGCAGTCAGGGTACCGCCGAGATCAGCTACTGGCAGGATCTCAACGCTGATGAAGCACCCAACATCAGCAACGACGACCCGAACGACCAGGGCGAAGTCGGCAAAGTCACCCAGGACAGCATGCGTGCCCGCGTCCTGTACCTCAACAAAGGCTACGGCGTAACCGACTTGACCGCTGAACTGGCGAACACTGAGCCGCAGCAGCAGATTCGTAACCGTTTCGGCACCTACTGGACCCGCCAGTGGCAGCGCTACACCCTGGGCGCAGCTCGAGGCATCATCGCCTCGAACATTGCGAACAACGGTGGTGACATGGTCATCGACGCGGGCGCAACCATCAGTGCGAACGCCTTCCAGGACTCTGCCTTCACCGCCGGCGATGCCGCCGACCAGTTCGGCGCCATCGGCGTGCATTCGGTCGTGATGAACCAGATGGTCAAGCAGGACCTCATCGAGTACCTGCGCGACTCCGACGGCAAGATCATCCTGGCCACCTACCTCGGCAAGCCAGTGTTCATGGACGATGCCCTGGTGTATGGCGCTGGCAAGTACTTGTCGGTGTTCTTCGGCCAAGGCGCTTTCGGTTACGGCGAAGGCACTCCCAAGGTGCCAGTAGAGCTCGAGCGTAAGCCGGGCGGCGGCAATGGTGGTGGTGCCGAAGTGCTGTGGGAGCGAAAGACCTACATCCTCCAGCCCGCCGGCTTCAGCTGGAAGGGCTCCGAGGCTCAGAACCTCAGCCCGACCGCCACCCAATACGCCACTGCCGCGAACTGGCAGCGCGTCTTCAGCCGCAAGCAGGTCCCGTTCGCCGCTGTGATCAGCGGTACCACCACGCCGTAA
- a CDS encoding phage tail assembly chaperone yields the protein MAKIRIAQNPTFKAFVSIPIVGGEPEKIEFTFKYRDRPGLAALFDEWTLKRDEAQAALGDKPTLSEIVAADTEQQAQQIKDLVVGWGFDDKFDDKSILALVKSCQGAAEAVVNAYQNAFSQARLGN from the coding sequence ATGGCAAAGATCAGAATCGCCCAGAACCCGACGTTCAAGGCCTTCGTGTCGATCCCTATCGTTGGGGGCGAGCCCGAGAAGATCGAGTTCACCTTCAAGTATCGGGATCGTCCAGGGCTTGCCGCCTTGTTCGATGAATGGACCCTGAAGCGTGACGAGGCACAGGCCGCCCTCGGCGATAAGCCTACGCTTTCCGAAATCGTAGCCGCTGACACTGAGCAGCAAGCGCAGCAAATCAAGGACCTGGTGGTCGGCTGGGGCTTCGATGACAAGTTCGACGATAAGAGCATCCTGGCATTGGTGAAGTCCTGCCAGGGCGCTGCTGAGGCAGTTGTGAACGCCTACCAGAACGCATTCAGCCAGGCCCGCCTGGGAAACTGA
- a CDS encoding phage tail tape measure protein → MNIAELGVKIDSADAIQAKTSLDDMAKAGGRAEQSAVSLMNEMQALEKSLSTSAKTTQDLAKQRDALAKLTKTGAYGEAEAAKISAQLDKQQVALAKSAMDEQKALNSLLGAIDPARAALAKLDTQVEQLGKHLDAGRLSQEDYNKALSNIDKDYAKLEKTNTGFDKLRLGTRQAQENVVQLGNALSSGDWGSGVRAVAQLGAGAGAGAVGLLAILTPLALATAAVGGLAYAYHQGSEEQDNYNKALILTGNYAGVSAGQLSDMARQISATVGTTGQAAEVLSTLAGNGKIAGASFVEISEAALAMEKATGKSVDATVAEFVKIAEDPVAAAKSLNDQYHFLTASVYSQIVALKEQGDTIGAAKLLTDTYADTVKGRAGEITQNLGTIERAWKGITDEAKKSLDAIKNIGRDEGPAKRIAELTQSAAYARSVLKADPDDTDAQKKLAASEKELYQLQLMVFVGGQRTKAQEDQVRVQQEGIDAEQKLKAISDSNLTNAEKRNKLIKDYQRSVENLRKANPDSPLVQPDYVAKTIQNIKDKNKDPAVAAGSVDLTGFNDAKNNLAAIATDYKNYQKQLDAAQKFGLISEADYLLRRQALIGNERDQVTAAYEAEISALEDAKGKKSTTAAQSIQLDQKIADARAGMVKAQKDADSQLEVLATNETGRLAKQERAISTYVQALGQQQRALELAGQRAVLGVGQGDRQNALSGELNSQQDRFAQQSLELANQKSDPSRNMSEEEFKRKSQALADANKAATDQIRQNYADVENAQGDWTKGATAAWNNYLDSARNVAGQTKSLFGKAFSSMEDAVVNFATTGKFSFADFTKSVLADMARIATRQASSALLSSLVGSAASYLGGSAAGGNGLAAGSAGAASSNLGASAGGYSGSYFPQASGGAWSGGVQMFAEGGAFTNSVVSKPTAFGMANGKTGVMGEAGAEAIMPLTRTSSGKLGVMAMGGGGAGGTQINVEVHIDGDGNASSSADAPGYDLFGKELAAFVEQKYQQMRNKDMGQGGVINKAIKGR, encoded by the coding sequence ATGAACATTGCAGAACTCGGCGTCAAGATCGACTCGGCCGATGCAATCCAGGCTAAAACGAGCCTGGATGATATGGCCAAGGCCGGAGGCCGGGCCGAGCAGTCTGCCGTTTCGCTGATGAACGAAATGCAGGCGCTGGAAAAGTCGCTGTCTACCAGCGCCAAAACCACCCAGGACCTGGCAAAGCAGCGCGACGCTCTCGCCAAGCTGACCAAGACCGGCGCCTATGGCGAGGCCGAGGCAGCGAAGATCTCGGCTCAGCTCGACAAGCAGCAGGTGGCCTTGGCCAAGTCGGCCATGGATGAGCAGAAGGCCCTCAACAGTCTGTTGGGTGCCATCGACCCGGCTCGCGCGGCCCTGGCCAAGCTGGATACCCAGGTAGAGCAACTGGGCAAACATCTGGATGCTGGGCGCTTGAGCCAGGAGGATTACAACAAAGCCCTGAGCAATATCGATAAGGATTACGCAAAGCTCGAAAAAACCAATACCGGTTTCGATAAGCTGCGCCTGGGCACTCGGCAAGCTCAGGAAAACGTTGTTCAGTTGGGCAATGCATTGTCTTCGGGCGACTGGGGTAGTGGTGTTCGCGCCGTGGCTCAGTTGGGCGCTGGCGCGGGCGCAGGGGCTGTTGGCTTGCTTGCCATCCTGACACCGCTGGCTCTGGCTACCGCCGCCGTAGGCGGTCTTGCATACGCCTACCATCAAGGCAGTGAGGAGCAAGATAACTACAACAAGGCGCTGATCCTCACAGGCAATTATGCCGGTGTGAGTGCGGGCCAACTGAGCGATATGGCGCGTCAGATCAGCGCAACGGTCGGTACTACTGGCCAGGCCGCAGAGGTGCTGTCGACGCTGGCAGGCAATGGAAAGATTGCGGGTGCGAGCTTCGTTGAAATTTCAGAAGCCGCCTTGGCGATGGAGAAAGCGACGGGGAAGTCTGTAGACGCGACGGTAGCGGAGTTCGTCAAGATTGCTGAGGACCCAGTTGCTGCTGCGAAGTCTCTGAATGATCAGTATCACTTCCTGACCGCCTCGGTTTACTCACAGATTGTTGCGCTTAAGGAGCAGGGCGACACCATTGGTGCAGCGAAGCTTTTGACCGACACTTACGCCGACACCGTAAAGGGCAGGGCTGGTGAGATCACTCAGAATCTCGGCACTATCGAAAGGGCGTGGAAAGGCATCACGGATGAGGCCAAGAAGTCCCTCGACGCGATAAAAAATATTGGTCGCGATGAAGGGCCGGCCAAAAGGATCGCTGAACTCACCCAAAGTGCGGCTTACGCTCGAAGCGTGCTCAAAGCTGACCCGGATGACACTGACGCCCAAAAGAAACTCGCGGCTTCTGAGAAGGAACTGTATCAGCTTCAGCTTATGGTCTTTGTTGGCGGTCAGCGAACCAAAGCCCAAGAGGATCAGGTGCGTGTTCAGCAAGAAGGGATTGATGCCGAGCAGAAGCTCAAGGCAATCAGCGATTCAAACCTGACCAATGCAGAGAAGCGCAATAAGCTGATCAAAGATTACCAGCGGTCCGTCGAAAATCTCCGCAAAGCAAACCCGGACAGTCCGCTCGTCCAGCCAGATTATGTGGCTAAGACGATCCAAAACATTAAGGACAAGAACAAAGACCCCGCGGTTGCTGCCGGCAGCGTGGATCTGACCGGCTTCAATGACGCGAAGAACAACCTCGCGGCCATCGCTACCGACTACAAAAACTACCAGAAGCAGTTGGACGCGGCGCAAAAGTTTGGGCTTATTTCAGAGGCAGACTACCTGTTACGGCGCCAAGCCCTGATTGGTAATGAGCGCGACCAGGTAACGGCGGCCTACGAGGCCGAGATATCCGCTCTGGAGGACGCCAAGGGCAAGAAGTCCACCACTGCCGCGCAGAGCATCCAGCTGGACCAGAAGATCGCTGACGCGCGCGCAGGGATGGTCAAAGCGCAGAAGGACGCTGACAGTCAGCTTGAAGTCCTGGCGACCAACGAGACCGGGCGCCTGGCCAAGCAAGAGCGCGCGATCAGCACCTACGTGCAGGCTCTGGGCCAGCAACAGCGAGCCCTGGAGCTTGCCGGCCAGCGCGCGGTTCTCGGCGTGGGTCAGGGTGACCGCCAGAACGCACTCAGCGGCGAGCTGAACAGCCAGCAGGACCGGTTTGCTCAGCAGTCGCTGGAGCTGGCCAACCAAAAGTCTGACCCGTCGCGGAACATGTCGGAGGAAGAGTTCAAGCGTAAGTCGCAGGCGCTCGCCGACGCGAACAAGGCTGCCACTGACCAGATCCGACAGAACTACGCGGACGTGGAGAATGCCCAGGGCGATTGGACCAAAGGTGCGACAGCAGCGTGGAATAACTACCTGGACTCGGCACGAAACGTCGCTGGGCAGACGAAAAGCCTGTTCGGCAAAGCCTTCAGCTCCATGGAAGACGCCGTCGTCAACTTCGCCACGACTGGTAAGTTCTCGTTTGCTGACTTCACGAAGTCGGTTCTCGCTGATATGGCTCGCATTGCAACACGCCAGGCGAGTTCAGCATTGCTGAGCAGCCTGGTGGGCTCGGCAGCGAGTTACCTCGGTGGTAGCGCGGCCGGCGGCAACGGACTGGCGGCCGGGTCTGCTGGTGCCGCGTCTTCTAACCTTGGGGCCTCGGCTGGCGGCTATTCCGGTTCGTACTTCCCACAAGCCTCAGGTGGCGCCTGGTCGGGCGGTGTGCAGATGTTCGCCGAAGGCGGCGCTTTCACCAACTCGGTCGTCAGTAAACCCACAGCTTTTGGCATGGCCAACGGCAAAACCGGCGTTATGGGGGAGGCTGGAGCAGAGGCGATCATGCCGCTGACTCGAACTTCCAGCGGCAAGCTTGGCGTAATGGCAATGGGTGGTGGTGGGGCCGGAGGAACGCAGATCAATGTCGAGGTGCACATCGATGGCGACGGCAACGCCTCATCGAGTGCAGACGCACCTGGCTACGACCTGTTCGGCAAAGAGCTGGCCGCGTTCGTTGAGCAGAAGTACCAGCAGATGCGCAACAAGGACATGGGGCAAGGCGGCGTCATCAACAAAGCAATCAAGGGGCGCTGA